One window from the genome of Lysobacter helvus encodes:
- the tesB gene encoding acyl-CoA thioesterase II: MTAPVSELIELLSLERLEDNLFRGQSRDIGTKYVFGGQVLGQALSAAQATMASADDPRNAHSLHAYFLRAGDIDAPIVYLVDRTRDGGSFSVRRVTAVQHGQPIFFLAASFQKEERGGEHQLSMPEVPKPEDIVPTPDLPQDQLSKLPSKVQRWLSRRGPFEFRHVYPRDELNPPKRPPYQHVWFRLSERVGDAPELHRALLAYASDFHLLGTATFPHGISYYQPNVLMASLDHALWFHRPFRADEWLLYSIDSPSAQDGRGLARGQIFDRDGKLVASTAQEGLIRVVEAKG; this comes from the coding sequence ATGACCGCCCCCGTTTCCGAACTCATCGAACTGCTGTCCCTCGAACGCCTCGAGGACAACCTCTTCCGCGGCCAGAGCCGCGACATCGGCACCAAGTACGTCTTCGGCGGGCAGGTGCTCGGCCAGGCGCTGTCGGCCGCGCAGGCCACGATGGCGTCGGCCGACGACCCGCGCAACGCGCATTCGCTGCACGCGTATTTCCTGCGCGCCGGCGACATCGACGCGCCGATCGTGTACCTGGTGGACCGCACGCGCGACGGCGGCAGCTTCTCCGTGCGGCGCGTCACCGCGGTCCAGCACGGGCAGCCGATCTTCTTCCTCGCCGCCTCGTTCCAGAAGGAAGAGCGCGGCGGCGAACACCAGTTGTCGATGCCCGAGGTCCCCAAGCCCGAAGACATCGTGCCCACGCCCGACCTGCCGCAGGACCAGCTCTCGAAGCTGCCTTCGAAGGTGCAGCGCTGGCTCTCGCGCCGCGGGCCGTTCGAATTCCGCCACGTGTATCCGCGCGATGAACTCAATCCGCCGAAGCGCCCGCCCTACCAGCACGTGTGGTTCCGCCTGTCCGAACGCGTGGGCGATGCGCCGGAACTGCATCGCGCGCTGCTTGCGTACGCGTCGGATTTCCACCTGCTCGGCACGGCCACGTTCCCGCACGGCATCAGCTACTACCAGCCGAACGTGCTGATGGCCTCACTCGACCATGCGTTGTGGTTCCACCGCCCGTTCCGCGCGGACGAATGGCTGCTGTATTCCATCGACAGCCCGAGTGCGCAGGACGGCCGCGGCCTGGCGCGCGGGCAGATCTTCGATCGCGACGGCAAGCTCGTGGCGAGCACCGCGCAGGAAGGCCTGATCCGCGTCGTCGAGGCGAAGGGCTGA